A window from Planctomycetota bacterium encodes these proteins:
- a CDS encoding type II toxin-antitoxin system PemK/MazF family toxin gives MRSVASPPPRSLRAARIGGVAASRGFSDRLLVPFPFSDLSQAKLRPAVVLADAGRGDWVLCQITSNPYGDARSVTLTDADLAAGSLRVVSYARPGKLFTANRELLSAELGALRRETFRRLVRAVVDLLECALAR, from the coding sequence ATGCGCTCCGTTGCATCGCCTCCTCCTCGCTCCTTGCGTGCGGCCCGAATCGGCGGCGTCGCAGCCTCACGCGGATTCTCGGACAGGCTCCTAGTTCCTTTCCCTTTCTCTGACCTCTCGCAGGCCAAGCTGCGTCCCGCCGTCGTCCTTGCCGACGCGGGACGAGGCGATTGGGTTCTCTGCCAGATCACCAGCAACCCCTACGGCGATGCGCGATCTGTGACACTCACTGATGCCGACCTCGCCGCTGGTTCCCTGCGCGTCGTCAGCTACGCACGACCCGGCAAGCTGTTCACGGCGAATCGGGAGCTGCTTTCCGCCGAGCTTGGCGCTCTAAGGCGCGAGACGTTCCGACGGCTGGTCCGCGCCGTTGTGGACCTTCTCGAATGCGCGCTGGCTCGTTAG
- a CDS encoding HD domain-containing protein — MLDRRLERQLNFLLEADKLKGVVRQTLLPSARRQENSAEHSWHLALMAILLAEHARDAGVDLLRVVEMALVHDLVEIDAGDTYIYDEAGRRDQAAREAAAADRLFALLPPDQGAWVRALWEEYEAGESAEARFLEALDRLQPLLLNFHTRGAQWQRHGVTVDQVVARNRVMERGAPTLWAYAERLIREAVARGFLCGAQSSQGSSRPIRRKNSPTSPR, encoded by the coding sequence ATGCTCGACCGCCGACTCGAACGCCAACTGAACTTCCTCCTCGAAGCCGACAAGCTGAAGGGCGTGGTGCGCCAGACGCTGCTGCCGAGCGCGCGCCGCCAGGAGAACAGCGCCGAGCACTCGTGGCACCTGGCCCTCATGGCCATCCTCCTCGCCGAGCACGCGCGAGACGCCGGCGTGGACCTGCTGCGCGTGGTCGAGATGGCGCTGGTGCACGATCTGGTGGAGATTGACGCGGGCGACACGTATATCTACGACGAGGCGGGCCGGCGCGACCAGGCGGCCCGCGAGGCGGCCGCGGCCGACCGCCTCTTCGCCCTCCTGCCGCCCGACCAGGGGGCCTGGGTCCGCGCGCTGTGGGAGGAGTACGAGGCGGGCGAGTCGGCCGAGGCGCGCTTCCTGGAGGCGCTCGACCGGCTTCAGCCGCTGCTGCTGAACTTCCACACCCGGGGCGCGCAGTGGCAGAGGCACGGCGTGACGGTGGACCAGGTGGTCGCCCGCAACCGCGTGATGGAGCGGGGCGCGCCCACGCTCTGGGCCTATGCCGAGCGCCTGATCCGCGAGGCGGTGGCGAGAGGGTTCCTCTGCGGCGCTCAGTCGAGCCAGGGCAGCTCGCGGCCAATCAGGCGGAAGAACTCGCCGACCTCGCCGCGGTAG